From one Acidibrevibacterium fodinaquatile genomic stretch:
- the ybgC gene encoding tol-pal system-associated acyl-CoA thioesterase, whose protein sequence is MFAGKKHRYEVRVYFEDTDAGGIVYHATYLRFAERARSECLRDLGIAHAELVARHGIFFVVRRAKLDYLRPARLDDLLVVETEVLSVGGASASLRQSFYRRGETAALVLLTVALASVGCGDQRPARLPAAWRTPLAALVE, encoded by the coding sequence ATGTTTGCGGGCAAAAAACATCGCTATGAGGTAAGGGTCTATTTCGAGGATACCGACGCCGGCGGCATCGTCTATCATGCGACCTATCTCCGCTTCGCCGAGCGGGCGCGGAGCGAGTGTCTGCGTGACCTTGGCATCGCGCATGCGGAGTTGGTGGCCCGGCATGGCATCTTCTTCGTGGTGCGGCGAGCGAAACTGGACTATCTGCGTCCGGCACGGCTCGATGACCTGCTCGTCGTCGAAACCGAGGTGCTGTCGGTGGGGGGAGCCTCGGCGTCTTTACGCCAGAGCTTCTATCGCCGGGGCGAGACGGCGGCGCTGGTTCTGCTGACGGTTGCGTTGGCGTCGGTTGGCTGCGGCGATCAGCGTCCTGCCCGCCTGCCGGCGGCGTGGCGGACGCCGTTGGCGGCGTTGGTTGAGTGA